In Mycolicibacter virginiensis, the DNA window CACCTACCCGGTTTGCCGGCGGCCCTCGACGGGCTCCAGGAACGCTTCGGCGCCACGGTGGCCCAGCAGTTCTCGATGGACTATCGGTTCACCGAGGCCGCCAAGCCCAAGCGGGTGGCGATCCTGGCATCCAAGACCGACCATTGCCTGCTGGACCTGTTGTGGCGCAACCGCCGCGGCGAGCTGGAGATGAACGTGGCGATGGTGATCTCCAACCACCCGGACCTCGCCGAGCAGGTACGCCCGTTCGGGGTGCCGTTCTTCCACATCCCCGCCACCCGCGACAATCGTACCGAGGCTGAGCAGCGGCAGCTGCAGTTGCTCTGCGGCAACGTGGATCTGGTGGTATTGGCCCGCTACATGCAGATCATCACCGGCGACTTCATCGAGGCGGTGGGCTGTCCGCTGATCAACATCCACCATTCCTTCCTGCCGGCGTTCATCGGCGCAGCGCCTTATCAGCGAGCGCGGGAACGCGGCGTGAAACTGATCGGCGCCACCGCGCACTACGTCACCGAGGTGCTCGACGAGGGTCCGATCATCGAACAGGACGTCGTGCGGGTGGACCACACCCACAGCGTCACCGATCTGGTGCGGTTGGGCGCCGACGTGGAGCGGGCGGTGCTGTCGCGGGCGGTGCAATGGCACTGTCAGGACCGGGTGATCCGGGTGGGCAACGAGACGGTGGTGCTCTAAGCGGCTCCGCGGTTGACACCTGTCAAGTACGGTGTTGCTCATGGCTGTCCAGGACTTGTTTTCGAACGTGCCGACGACCACCGCCGAGGCCTGTGAGATCTTCGACGCCGCCGAGGCGGTCGACCCCGATTTCATGGTCGGCACCTGGCATGGTTCCGAGCTGCCGACCGGCCACCCGCTCGACGGGTTGTTGGCGGCCACCGGCTGGTGGGGCAAGCAGTTCGTCGATGCCGAGACGGTCCATCCGCTGTTGTTCCCCACCCGTGACGGGGACGCACTGTGGGCGTTCAACCCGGTGCTGGCGTTCAGCGTTCTGGGACTGGCC includes these proteins:
- a CDS encoding DUF4334 domain-containing protein, with protein sequence MAVQDLFSNVPTTTAEACEIFDAAEAVDPDFMVGTWHGSELPTGHPLDGLLAATGWWGKQFVDAETVHPLLFPTRDGDALWAFNPVLAFSVLGLATKLPALKNRSFLGQINALQPLLRTRSPRARLRITRYRGVDSATMVYDQAPVNDVFRRLSEDAVIGAMDLRGSSRPYFFVLCRDDSLKLA
- the purU gene encoding formyltetrahydrofolate deformylase codes for the protein MTNGSGGHGGTATPGQAQQGYPQQSGAPATTDIGRLLLSCRDSHGIIAAVSAFLAEAGANIISLDQHSTAPEDGTFVQRAIFHLPGLPAALDGLQERFGATVAQQFSMDYRFTEAAKPKRVAILASKTDHCLLDLLWRNRRGELEMNVAMVISNHPDLAEQVRPFGVPFFHIPATRDNRTEAEQRQLQLLCGNVDLVVLARYMQIITGDFIEAVGCPLINIHHSFLPAFIGAAPYQRARERGVKLIGATAHYVTEVLDEGPIIEQDVVRVDHTHSVTDLVRLGADVERAVLSRAVQWHCQDRVIRVGNETVVL